From the genome of Melitaea cinxia chromosome 12, ilMelCinx1.1, whole genome shotgun sequence, one region includes:
- the LOC123658733 gene encoding uncharacterized protein LOC123658733 → MEKLFLILIIAVLSYEAFGMSNRQKRQNEEEGDLEDRNQANIDQCRRTCPVTSEYNPVCGTNGVTYNNPSRLFCDQFCGVSVTLLRSSRCPTATVAPTA, encoded by the exons ATGGAGAAGCTCTTCTTAATACTTATTATag CAGTTTTAAGTTATGAAGCGTTTGGCATGAGCAACAGACAAAAGCGACAAAATGAAGAAGAAGGTGATTTAGAAGATAG aaaCCAAGCCAACATAGACCAGTGCCGCAGAACCTGCCCTGTGACGTCAGAGTACAACCCAGTTTGCGGCACAAACGGTGTAACTTATAATAACCCAAGCAGATTGTTCTGTGATCAGTTTTGTGGAGTCA GTGTAACTCTACTGAGGTCGTCGAGGTGTCCTACTGCAACAGTTGCGCCTACCGCGTAA
- the LOC123658248 gene encoding circadian clock-controlled protein daywake-like → MNVPKQGFKVSCRDTSPECLKRSLQEVYPEFIHGIPELGITSLDPFAVDSLVLKLPGELTLEFKDAYAKGLQKCNVDYIRLIEEYNLDIQFNCNLLTKGKYRSTGRLFMFPIDGEGLSTIISRNLKIRWNIQFSSITKDEGQKYIQIKNLKTSHSFEGRVTYNMTNLFKGNADMSKVALDFMNENWYMVANELGSPLINYCINLIISNLNQLLNKVPLNNLIST, encoded by the exons ATGAATGTACCAAAAC AGGGTTTCAAAGTGTCATGCAGAGATACGTCACCTGAATGTTTAAAGAGATCGCTTCAAGAAGTTTATCCAGAATTTATACATGGAATTCCAGAATTAGGAATTACGTCGTTAGATCCTTTTGCAGTAGATAGTTTAGTTCTAAAACTTCCTGGTGAGCTCACGCTTGAATTTAAAGACGCCTATGCAAAAGGTCTTCAGAAATGCAATGTTGATTATATAAG ACTAATCGAGGAATATAATTTAGATATTCAATTTAATTGCAACCTGCTCACCAAGGGTAAATATCGGTCTACGGGACGACTTTTCATGTTCCCAATCGACGGGGAAGGTCTTTCAACAATCATTAGCA gaaatttaaagaTACGTTGGAACATTCAATTTTCTTCTATAACAAAAGACGAAGGTCAAAAgtacatacaaattaaaaacttgAAAACGTCCCATTCTTTCGAAGGTCGCGTCACGTATAATATGACAAACCTCTTTAAAGGAAACGCCGATATga GTAAAGTGGCACTAGACTTTATGAACGAAAACTGGTATATGGTAGCAAATGAATTAGGAAGCCCTCTAATTAACTactgtataaatttaataattagtaatCTCAACCAGTTACTAAACAAGGTTCCATTAAATAATCTGATAAGTACGTAA